The Trichosurus vulpecula isolate mTriVul1 chromosome 3, mTriVul1.pri, whole genome shotgun sequence genome includes a window with the following:
- the LOC118841191 gene encoding zinc-alpha-2-glycoprotein-like isoform X1 — MEIQWKRWSSLFWLIILGIFVLTETQAELHSLEMQITVMASPESRPDLLLNACLDDHLIVSYDSLRKDLIFKLDRINGPMQNFLVQKNREELMRLEVEVDRILKDKTKYYNWTEGTHTGQAILSCETDRGILVSGRVGVAFDGEDICQLDLKQGQWIVLKNEAEDFCPYRKDAFWEKAMKVDCPFFLNLLLQIVHLKEKTPPEVTVSRHHTPDGSIIFSCLATGFYPHSILLRWEKDGQLGVWGQESSSGTLPNADATYYLRVTLELPPGDTGKGYACLVEHSELEKPTVYPVPGEKSRARFWAVVLGSIAAAVLMLSSLAAFITWIKKTRRTPLSQLECSFPPLSSSTAL; from the exons ATGGAGATTCAATGGAAGAGGTGGTCCTCCTTATTCTGGCTGATCATTCTGGGGATATTTGTTCTGACAGAGACCCAGGCAG aGCTTCACAGCTTGGAGATGCAGATAACTGTGATGGCCTCTCCTGAGAGCCGTCCAGACCTCTTACTCAATGCCTGTTTGGATGACCATCTGATTGTCTCCTATGATAGCCTCAGGAAAGATCTGATCTTTAAGCTGGATAGAATCAATGGACCCATGCAGAACTTTCTGGTCCAGAAGAACCGAGAAGAACTAATGCGATTAGAGGTTGAAGTCGATAGAATCCTGAAGGACAAGACAAAGTATTACAACTGGACCGAGG GGACCCACACAGGACAGGCCATTTTGAGCTGTGAGACTGACAGGGGCATCCTTGTGAGTGGTCGAGTGGGTGTTGCCTTTGATGGTGAAGATATCTGCCAACTGGATTTGAAGCAAGGACAATGGATAGTCTTAAAGAATGAGGCTGAGGACTTCTGTCCATACCGGAAGGATGCTTTCTGGGAAAAGGCAATGAAAGTGGATTGTCCCTttttcctaaatcttctcttGCAAATTGTGCACCTGAAGGAAAAAA CACCCCCTGAAGTGACCGTATCCCGACATCATACTCCCGATGGCAGCATCATCTTCTCCTGTTTGGCCACGGGTTTCTACCCTCATTCCATCCTTCTGCGCTGGGAGAAGGATGGGCAGTTGGGTGTGTGGGGGCAGGAGAGTTCCAGTGGCACCTTGCCCAATGCTGATGCCACCTACTACCTCCGTGTTACTTTGGAATTGCCACCAGGGGATACAGGAAAAGGTTATGCCTGCTTGGTTGAGCATAGTGAGCTGGAGAAGCCAACCGTGTACCCTG TCCCTGGAGAGAAGAGCAGGGCCAGGTTCTGGGCCGTGGTCCTGGGTTCCATAGCAGCTGCTGTCCTCATGCTGAGCTCATTGGCAGCTTTCATCACATGGATAAAGAAGACAA GGAGGACTCCATTGAGTCAACTGGAGTGTTCTTTCCCACCTCTTTCTTCATCTACTGCTCTGTAG
- the LOC118841191 gene encoding zinc-alpha-2-glycoprotein-like isoform X2: MEIQWKRWSSLFWLIILGIFVLTETQAELHSLEMQITVMASPESRPDLLLNACLDDHLIVSYDSLRKDLIFKLDRINGPMQNFLVQKNREELMRLEVEVDRILKDKTKYYNWTEGTHTGQAILSCETDRGILVSGRVGVAFDGEDICQLDLKQGQWIVLKNEAEDFCPYRKDAFWEKAMKVDCPFFLNLLLQIVHLKEKTPPEVTVSRHHTPDGSIIFSCLATGFYPHSILLRWEKDGQLGVWGQESSSGTLPNADATYYLRVTLELPPGDTGKGYACLVEHSELEKPTVYPGRTPLSQLECSFPPLSSSTAL, encoded by the exons ATGGAGATTCAATGGAAGAGGTGGTCCTCCTTATTCTGGCTGATCATTCTGGGGATATTTGTTCTGACAGAGACCCAGGCAG aGCTTCACAGCTTGGAGATGCAGATAACTGTGATGGCCTCTCCTGAGAGCCGTCCAGACCTCTTACTCAATGCCTGTTTGGATGACCATCTGATTGTCTCCTATGATAGCCTCAGGAAAGATCTGATCTTTAAGCTGGATAGAATCAATGGACCCATGCAGAACTTTCTGGTCCAGAAGAACCGAGAAGAACTAATGCGATTAGAGGTTGAAGTCGATAGAATCCTGAAGGACAAGACAAAGTATTACAACTGGACCGAGG GGACCCACACAGGACAGGCCATTTTGAGCTGTGAGACTGACAGGGGCATCCTTGTGAGTGGTCGAGTGGGTGTTGCCTTTGATGGTGAAGATATCTGCCAACTGGATTTGAAGCAAGGACAATGGATAGTCTTAAAGAATGAGGCTGAGGACTTCTGTCCATACCGGAAGGATGCTTTCTGGGAAAAGGCAATGAAAGTGGATTGTCCCTttttcctaaatcttctcttGCAAATTGTGCACCTGAAGGAAAAAA CACCCCCTGAAGTGACCGTATCCCGACATCATACTCCCGATGGCAGCATCATCTTCTCCTGTTTGGCCACGGGTTTCTACCCTCATTCCATCCTTCTGCGCTGGGAGAAGGATGGGCAGTTGGGTGTGTGGGGGCAGGAGAGTTCCAGTGGCACCTTGCCCAATGCTGATGCCACCTACTACCTCCGTGTTACTTTGGAATTGCCACCAGGGGATACAGGAAAAGGTTATGCCTGCTTGGTTGAGCATAGTGAGCTGGAGAAGCCAACCGTGTACCCTG GGAGGACTCCATTGAGTCAACTGGAGTGTTCTTTCCCACCTCTTTCTTCATCTACTGCTCTGTAG